The Nocardioides marmorisolisilvae genomic interval CACGGCGCCGGTGCGGGTGGCCGAGCAGCTCGCCGAGCTGCGTGCCGCGGTGGATCGGCACCGTGCCCGGCTGGGCTGAGGGCCGACCGCTGGAGGTGGCGCCGCGGTTGCTGAACGCGGTGCTGCGGCACGAGGATGTCGCCGTCCGGATCACCGAGGTCGAGGCGTACGACGGCGCCCACGACCCGGGTTCCCATGCGTTCCGGGGGAGGACCAACCGCAATGCAGTGATGTTCGGGCCGCCCGGGCACCTCTACGTGTACTTCACCTACGGCATGCACCACTGCGCGAACCTGGTCACCGGCGCCGATGGCGACCCGGGCGCGGTGCTGATCCGGGCCGGTGAGGTCGTCGATGGGCTCGACCTGGCCCGATCCAGACGGGGGAGGTCGACGGACCGCGACCTCGCACGCGGCCCGGCACGGCTGTGCCAGGCGCTCGGCCTGACCCTGACCGACAACGGGATCCCGGCCGATCTCGAGGCGGGAACGCCGCCGCCGTCGTACGCGACCGGCCCGCGGGTCGGACTGCGGCACGCCGCGGACCGCCCCTGGCGGTTCTGGATCCCCGGCGACCCGACGGTCTCCCGCTACGTCCCCGCGAAGAGGCTCGACCGGGGGTGACCCGGTCGACCGTGCACCGACCGGGCCTTGACGAGCCGCGGGCCGCACCCGAGGCTGATCGGGTCCGGCACGGCACTGGAAGGTGGCACCATGGCCCAGCTCATCGTCCTCTACGGGCATCCCACGGACCCGTCGGCCTTCGACGACCACTACACCGGTCACCACGTGCCGCTCGCGAAGACCGTTCCCGGTTGCCGGGCGATGAGCTGGGGCCATCTGACCACCCTCGACGGGAGCCGGCCGGACTACTACCTCAGTGCGGTGCTCACGTTCGACTCCGTGGAGTCGCTCAAGCGCTCGCTGGCCACTCCCGAGGGTCAGGCGGTCGCCGCCGACGTCGGGACGTTCGCTACCGGCGGGGCCACGGTCCTCGTCCAAGAGGACTGAGTACGCCGTGCCGCTCGACACCGCCAGCCTGAACCAGCTGATGCCGTTCGGTGCCCACCTGGGTCTCGACCTGGTCTCCGCTACGCCCGAGGAGGTGGTCGCCACGCTCTCGTGGCGTGCCGAGCTGTGCACTGCAGGAGGCCTCTTGCACGGAGGTGCGTTGATGGGCCTCACCGACTCCGTCGGTGGCGTGGTCGCGTTCCTCAACCTGCCCGAGGGCGTCACCACGTCCACCATCTCATCCAGCTCGGTGTTCCTCCGCGGTGCGCGCGAGGGGCTCGTCACGGCGACGGGCCGTCGACTGCACCGCGGACGCAGCACGATCGTCGTCGAGACCACAGTGACCGACGAGCAGGGGCGTGCGCTCGTCCGGACCACCCAGACCCAGGCCGTCCTCGTCCCCACCAGCTGAACCCGTTGGCCCGGCCCGCGGCCGATGGGTGAGGATGGGACGACAGCACTGACCCGGAAAGGCCC includes:
- a CDS encoding DNA-3-methyladenine glycosylase → MPGWAEGRPLEVAPRLLNAVLRHEDVAVRITEVEAYDGAHDPGSHAFRGRTNRNAVMFGPPGHLYVYFTYGMHHCANLVTGADGDPGAVLIRAGEVVDGLDLARSRRGRSTDRDLARGPARLCQALGLTLTDNGIPADLEAGTPPPSYATGPRVGLRHAADRPWRFWIPGDPTVSRYVPAKRLDRG
- a CDS encoding EthD family reductase, yielding MAQLIVLYGHPTDPSAFDDHYTGHHVPLAKTVPGCRAMSWGHLTTLDGSRPDYYLSAVLTFDSVESLKRSLATPEGQAVAADVGTFATGGATVLVQED
- a CDS encoding PaaI family thioesterase; the protein is MPLDTASLNQLMPFGAHLGLDLVSATPEEVVATLSWRAELCTAGGLLHGGALMGLTDSVGGVVAFLNLPEGVTTSTISSSSVFLRGAREGLVTATGRRLHRGRSTIVVETTVTDEQGRALVRTTQTQAVLVPTS